A single genomic interval of Thermus sp. LT1-2-5 harbors:
- the rpsL gene encoding 30S ribosomal protein S12, which produces MPTINQLVRKGREKVQKKSKVPALKGSPFRRGVCTVVRTVTPKKPNSALRKVAKVRLTSGYEVTAYIPGEGHNLQEHSVVLIRGGRVKDLPGVRYHIVRGVYDTQGVKDRKKSRSKYGTKKPKETKGAAPAKKK; this is translated from the coding sequence CTGCCGACGATCAACCAGCTGGTCAGAAAGGGCCGCGAGAAGGTCCAAAAGAAGAGCAAGGTTCCGGCCTTGAAGGGCTCGCCCTTCCGCCGGGGGGTGTGCACGGTGGTGCGCACGGTTACCCCTAAGAAGCCCAACTCCGCCCTTCGGAAGGTGGCCAAGGTGCGCCTCACCTCGGGCTACGAGGTCACCGCCTACATCCCTGGCGAGGGGCACAACCTCCAGGAGCACTCCGTGGTCCTCATCCGGGGTGGCCGTGTGAAGGACCTGCCGGGCGTGCGCTACCACATCGTCCGCGGGGTCTACGACACCCAGGGCGTGAAGGACCGGAAGAAGAGCCGCTCCAAGTACGGGACCAAGAAGCCTAAGGAAACCAAAGGTGCGGCCCCGGCCAAGAAGAAGTAG
- the ald gene encoding alanine dehydrogenase, with protein sequence MTIGVPKEIKTLENRVALTPGGAESLVKRGHTVLVERGAGVGSGLSDAEYERAGAHLVSREEAWKAEMVVKVKEPLPEEYPFLREGLILFTYLHLAADRTLTEAMLHSGVTGIAYETVQLPDGSLPLLVPMSEVAGRMAPQVGAQFLEKPHGGRGVLLGGVPGVAPASVVILGGGTVGTNAAKIALGMGAQVTILDVNHKRLQYLDDVFGGRVVTLTATEANIKKSIQHADLLIGAVLVPGAKAPKLVTRDMLPLMKEGSVIVDVAVDQGGCVETIRPTTHAEPTYVVDGVVHYGVANMPGAVPRTSTFALTNQTLPYVLKLAEKGLEALLEDGALLKGLNTHKGLLTHPGVAEAFGLPYTPPEEALRR encoded by the coding sequence ATGACCATCGGCGTACCCAAGGAGATCAAGACCCTGGAAAACCGCGTGGCCCTGACCCCTGGCGGGGCGGAGAGCCTGGTGAAGCGGGGGCACACCGTCTTGGTGGAGCGGGGAGCGGGGGTGGGCTCGGGCCTATCCGACGCCGAGTACGAGCGGGCCGGAGCCCATCTGGTGAGCCGCGAGGAGGCGTGGAAGGCGGAGATGGTGGTGAAGGTGAAAGAGCCCCTTCCCGAAGAGTACCCCTTTTTGCGGGAAGGGCTCATCCTCTTCACCTACCTGCACCTGGCGGCGGACCGCACCCTCACCGAGGCCATGCTCCATAGCGGGGTCACGGGCATCGCCTACGAAACGGTCCAGCTTCCCGATGGCTCCTTGCCCCTCTTGGTTCCCATGAGCGAGGTGGCGGGGCGCATGGCCCCCCAGGTGGGGGCCCAGTTCCTGGAGAAGCCCCACGGGGGGCGGGGGGTGCTTTTGGGCGGGGTGCCGGGGGTGGCCCCGGCCAGCGTGGTCATCCTGGGGGGCGGCACCGTGGGCACCAACGCCGCCAAGATCGCCTTGGGCATGGGAGCCCAGGTGACCATCCTGGACGTGAACCACAAGCGCCTGCAGTACCTGGACGATGTCTTCGGGGGGCGGGTGGTGACCCTTACCGCCACTGAGGCCAACATCAAGAAGAGCATCCAGCACGCCGACCTCCTCATCGGGGCGGTCTTGGTGCCGGGGGCCAAGGCGCCCAAACTGGTCACCCGGGACATGCTCCCCTTGATGAAGGAGGGCTCGGTCATCGTGGACGTGGCCGTGGACCAGGGAGGGTGCGTGGAGACCATCCGCCCCACCACCCACGCCGAGCCCACCTACGTGGTGGACGGGGTGGTGCACTACGGGGTGGCCAACATGCCGGGGGCGGTGCCCCGCACCTCCACCTTCGCCCTCACCAACCAGACCCTGCCCTACGTGCTTAAGCTGGCGGAGAAGGGCTTGGAGGCCCTTCTGGAAGACGGGGCCCTCCTCAAGGGGCTCAACACCCACAAGGGCCTCCTCACCCACCCAGGGGTGGCGGAGGCCTTTGGCCTACCCTATACGCCTCCTGAGGAGGCCTTAAGGAGGTAG
- a CDS encoding adenylosuccinate synthase: MPGIAIIGAQWGDEGKGKVVDALAQEADYVVRYQGGANAGHTVVAEGRVFKLNLLPSGVIHPHAVNVLGDGMVIDPFRFQEELESLRREGFDPKVLVSERAHLVLPHHKHVESRHNFVGTTGRGIGPAYSDRARRVGIRVGDLLDEAVLRERVRRLLYEKPNSTKEAGWDTEEKALADLYRMREILRPYIADTGSLLREAWRKGKRLLFEGAQATLLDLNYGTYPYVTSSHPTVGGILVGTGLSHKAITKVYGVAKAYATRVGEGPFPTEIHGELAHHLREKGGEYGTTTGRPRRVGWLDLVALKYACEVNGFDGLALTKLDVLSGLERVKVAVEYLDGARPGEAAPEAVRYLELPGWGELSGVRGREDLPASLLRYLDLIEEHTGVPVVLFSTSPRREDTFGAVSWV, translated from the coding sequence ATGCCGGGGATCGCCATCATCGGGGCGCAGTGGGGGGACGAGGGCAAGGGCAAGGTGGTGGACGCCTTAGCCCAAGAGGCGGACTACGTGGTCCGCTACCAGGGCGGGGCCAACGCTGGGCACACCGTGGTGGCGGAGGGCCGGGTGTTCAAGCTCAACCTCCTCCCCTCGGGGGTCATCCACCCCCATGCGGTGAACGTCCTGGGGGACGGGATGGTCATCGACCCCTTCCGCTTCCAGGAGGAGCTGGAAAGCCTCCGGAGGGAGGGGTTTGACCCCAAGGTCCTGGTTTCGGAACGGGCCCACCTGGTCCTCCCCCACCACAAGCACGTGGAAAGCCGCCACAACTTCGTGGGCACCACGGGCCGGGGCATTGGCCCCGCCTACTCCGACCGGGCCCGGCGGGTGGGGATTCGGGTGGGGGACCTCTTGGACGAGGCGGTGCTCCGGGAGAGGGTGCGCCGCCTCCTCTACGAAAAGCCCAACTCCACCAAGGAGGCGGGCTGGGACACGGAGGAAAAGGCCCTGGCCGACCTCTACCGGATGCGGGAGATCCTAAGGCCCTACATCGCCGACACGGGAAGCCTCCTGCGGGAGGCCTGGCGCAAGGGGAAGCGCCTCCTCTTCGAGGGGGCCCAGGCCACCCTCCTGGACCTGAACTACGGCACCTACCCTTACGTGACCAGTTCCCACCCCACGGTGGGCGGCATCCTGGTGGGCACGGGGCTTTCTCACAAGGCCATCACCAAGGTCTACGGGGTGGCCAAGGCCTACGCCACCCGGGTGGGGGAAGGCCCCTTCCCCACGGAGATCCACGGGGAGCTGGCCCACCACCTGCGGGAAAAGGGCGGGGAGTACGGCACCACCACGGGAAGGCCCCGGCGGGTGGGCTGGCTGGACCTGGTGGCCCTGAAGTACGCCTGCGAGGTGAACGGCTTTGACGGCCTGGCCCTCACCAAGCTGGACGTGCTTTCCGGCCTGGAGAGGGTGAAGGTGGCGGTGGAGTACCTGGACGGGGCCCGCCCCGGGGAGGCAGCCCCCGAGGCGGTGCGCTACCTGGAGCTTCCCGGCTGGGGGGAGCTTTCCGGAGTGAGGGGGCGGGAGGACCTCCCGGCAAGCCTCCTCCGCTACCTGGACCTCATCGAGGAGCACACCGGGGTTCCCGTGGTCCTCTTCTCCACCAGCCCCCGCCGGGAGGACACCTTCGGGGCGGTGAGCTGGGTCTAA
- a CDS encoding enoyl-CoA hydratase/isomerase family protein, translating to MDLAERYPSLRFAWPRPGVLEIAFRGEKLNAMDPPLHRALSRVWRDLEDLPGVRAVLVRGEGGVFSAGGSFALIEEMRASPEALMRVLEEARDLVLGPLNFPRPVVAAVEKVAVGAGLALALAADVAVVGKRARLLDGHLRLGVAAGDHAVLLWPLLVGLAKAKYHLLLNEPLTGEEAERLGLVALAVEDEAVYAKALEVARRLAQGPKEALSHTKRALNHWLRTFLPHFELSLALEFLGFGGKELEEGLRALQEKREPHFP from the coding sequence ATGGACTTGGCCGAGCGCTACCCATCCCTCCGCTTCGCCTGGCCCAGGCCCGGGGTGCTGGAAATCGCCTTCCGGGGGGAGAAGCTCAACGCCATGGACCCTCCCCTGCACCGGGCCCTTTCCCGGGTGTGGCGGGACCTCGAGGACCTTCCCGGGGTGCGCGCCGTTTTGGTGCGGGGAGAAGGCGGGGTCTTCTCCGCCGGGGGCTCCTTCGCCCTCATCGAGGAGATGCGCGCCTCCCCCGAGGCCCTGATGCGGGTCCTGGAGGAGGCGCGGGATTTGGTCTTAGGGCCCCTCAACTTCCCCAGGCCCGTGGTGGCGGCGGTGGAGAAGGTGGCGGTGGGGGCGGGGCTGGCCTTGGCCCTGGCGGCGGACGTTGCCGTGGTGGGCAAGAGGGCGAGGCTATTGGACGGGCACCTCCGCCTAGGGGTGGCGGCGGGGGACCATGCGGTGCTCCTTTGGCCCCTCTTGGTGGGCTTGGCCAAGGCCAAGTACCACCTTCTCCTCAACGAGCCCCTCACCGGGGAGGAGGCGGAGCGGCTGGGCCTGGTGGCCCTGGCGGTGGAGGACGAAGCGGTCTACGCCAAGGCCTTGGAGGTGGCCAGACGCCTCGCCCAGGGCCCGAAGGAGGCCCTAAGCCACACCAAGCGGGCCCTCAACCACTGGCTCCGCACCTTCCTCCCCCACTTTGAGCTCTCCTTGGCCTTGGAGTTTTTGGGGTTTGGCGGAAAGGAGCTGGAAGAGGGGCTAAGAGCCCTACAGGAAAAGCGGGAACCCCACTTCCCATGA
- the truB gene encoding tRNA pseudouridine(55) synthase TruB has translation MALYAVDKPLHLTSHDAVEEARKRLGTRRVGHTGTLDPLATGLLLLVSDESTKLVPFLSGEDKEYIAWVSFGATTPTLDAEGPVSEEAPVRLDRKDLESVLPSFLAMKEQVPPLYSAIKVGGKRAYEAAREGKPLELGPRPVRYVEVELLAFDPEPIPHPIAPSAKGWRLAEKNGRKVELPKPLGAYPTAVIRLVVGPGTYVRAFARDLGEKLKTKAFLSGLVRTRIGKVGLERAVRLSELSPDKAIPEVDVLPFPVVELSHTEARRVLEGVPLPIPALGYVTLVDSRRRLLAIAEGDGFKLKIKRVFVKEA, from the coding sequence ATGGCCCTCTACGCGGTGGACAAGCCCCTCCACCTCACCTCGCACGATGCGGTGGAGGAGGCGAGAAAACGCCTGGGCACCCGCCGGGTGGGGCACACCGGCACCCTGGATCCCTTGGCCACCGGGCTTTTGCTCTTGGTATCCGACGAGAGCACCAAGCTCGTGCCCTTCCTTTCGGGGGAGGACAAGGAATACATCGCCTGGGTTTCCTTCGGGGCCACCACGCCTACCCTGGATGCGGAAGGCCCCGTGAGCGAGGAGGCGCCGGTGCGCCTTGACCGCAAGGACCTGGAAAGCGTCCTCCCCTCCTTCTTGGCCATGAAGGAGCAGGTGCCGCCCCTTTACTCCGCCATCAAGGTGGGGGGCAAGCGGGCCTACGAGGCGGCCCGGGAAGGAAAGCCCCTGGAGCTTGGCCCGAGGCCGGTGCGCTATGTGGAGGTGGAGCTCCTGGCCTTTGACCCTGAGCCCATCCCCCACCCCATCGCTCCCTCGGCCAAGGGGTGGCGCTTGGCGGAAAAGAACGGGCGCAAGGTAGAGCTCCCCAAGCCCCTCGGGGCCTACCCCACCGCAGTCATCCGCCTGGTGGTGGGGCCTGGCACCTACGTGCGGGCCTTCGCCCGGGACCTGGGGGAAAAACTCAAGACCAAGGCCTTCCTCTCGGGGCTCGTGCGCACCCGCATCGGCAAGGTGGGCCTGGAGCGGGCGGTGAGGCTTTCCGAGCTTTCCCCCGACAAGGCCATCCCCGAGGTGGACGTCCTGCCCTTCCCGGTGGTGGAGCTTTCCCACACCGAGGCCCGGCGGGTCTTGGAAGGGGTGCCCCTCCCCATCCCCGCCTTGGGCTACGTGACCCTGGTAGACTCCCGCAGGCGGCTTCTGGCCATCGCGGAGGGCGACGGCTTCAAGCTTAAGATCAAACGGGTGTTCGTAAAGGAGGCGTGA
- a CDS encoding FtsX-like permease family protein — MRFALFLAWAHLTRRPLQTSLALLGVGVGVAVLLAALSLTNGFVSGLVRATLKAYPHLVLFSFTEDLPPLPPHPEVEGAAPFAATKALLTRPAEGARGPGVDFATLVGLGEGGEALYPELGLKLAPGGIYLGSALMQSLGAVVGDRVYALSATQERVALRVLGSFRTGNYLLDSGYAFVDLGSVEKLAGLKAQGYQVRLKDPWRAKEVGVALAGTHFFPQAWQDTQRTLLEQLSLQKRVLGILVFLIVAVAALGVANLLVLKVVEKTPEIALLRAMGASRLTVGLVFALEGVFLGVGGVLLGNLLGYLLCLYLALRPLDLPGELYFLTHLPVEMRLSDFLAVSGASLCATFLSALLPLIRALRVQPGVVLR; from the coding sequence GTGCGCTTTGCCCTATTCCTCGCCTGGGCCCACCTAACGCGAAGACCTTTGCAGACCTCCTTGGCCCTTCTGGGGGTGGGGGTGGGGGTGGCCGTGCTCCTGGCCGCGCTTTCCCTTACCAACGGCTTCGTGAGCGGCCTGGTGCGGGCCACCCTCAAGGCCTACCCGCACCTGGTCCTGTTTAGCTTCACGGAAGACCTCCCGCCCCTTCCTCCCCACCCCGAGGTGGAAGGGGCGGCTCCTTTCGCCGCCACCAAGGCCCTTCTCACCCGGCCGGCGGAAGGGGCCCGAGGGCCGGGGGTGGACTTCGCTACCCTGGTGGGCTTGGGGGAGGGGGGCGAGGCCTTGTACCCCGAGCTCGGCTTGAAGCTGGCGCCGGGGGGCATCTACCTGGGCTCGGCCCTGATGCAGTCCCTGGGGGCGGTAGTGGGGGACCGGGTGTACGCCCTTTCCGCCACCCAGGAGCGGGTGGCGCTTCGGGTCTTGGGCTCCTTCCGCACGGGGAACTACCTCCTGGACTCAGGGTACGCCTTTGTGGACCTGGGCTCCGTGGAAAAGCTTGCTGGCCTCAAGGCCCAGGGCTACCAGGTGCGGCTCAAAGACCCCTGGCGGGCCAAGGAGGTGGGGGTGGCCTTGGCGGGCACCCACTTCTTCCCCCAGGCCTGGCAGGACACCCAGCGCACCCTCTTGGAGCAGCTTTCCCTGCAGAAGCGGGTGCTGGGGATCCTGGTCTTCCTCATTGTGGCCGTGGCCGCCTTGGGGGTGGCCAACCTTTTGGTGCTCAAGGTGGTGGAGAAGACCCCGGAGATCGCCCTCCTCCGGGCCATGGGGGCCTCGAGGCTCACCGTGGGCTTGGTCTTCGCCCTGGAAGGGGTGTTCCTGGGGGTGGGGGGCGTCCTCCTGGGCAACCTGCTCGGCTACCTCCTTTGCCTCTACCTCGCTTTGCGCCCCTTGGACCTGCCAGGGGAGCTTTACTTCCTCACCCACCTGCCAGTGGAGATGCGCCTTTCAGACTTCCTGGCGGTGAGCGGGGCGAGCCTTTGCGCCACCTTCCTCTCCGCGCTCCTGCCCCTTATCCGCGCCTTAAGGGTCCAGCCCGGGGTGGTCCTGCGGTAG
- a CDS encoding DAK2 domain-containing protein yields MPSWTPKELAEAFRYATDWFQVYVEELNALNVYPVPDGDTGTNMHLTLQSARRELDLADTTKMAEVARAIAYGSLLGARGNSGVILSQILKGFTEAIRKKEVLDPPTLVEALRLGAETGYKAVMKPVEGTILTVARAAGEGARGETLEAVLASALEAAQEALARTPELLPVLKQAGVVDAGGAGYVRFLEGIRGYALKLPLPEPPKVERYAQTAFATEEFGYCTEFLMEGVEVPIERIREAVAPFGDSLLVVGAEGYVKGHIHTDDPDGLLATVARFGRMVRTKVEDMTEQHTEILAMAGAAEVPPPPTGLVAVALGHGVARVFRSLGARVVAGGQTQNPSVEDLLSAIKSVPSPKVILLPNNPNVFLAAEEAARLAKEAGKEVYVLKTRTLGQGLAAAVRYLPEAEPEELLPEMEEAAKGAVTLEVTWASRDAEVDGIKVLKDKPIGLLDGKLVLVGETPEEVLEGLARLAKEGKEVLTLFLGPNTPKEKAEAVAARFPELAVELLPGGPDLYAYLGVLE; encoded by the coding sequence GTGCCTAGCTGGACGCCCAAGGAGTTGGCCGAGGCCTTCCGCTACGCCACGGATTGGTTCCAGGTGTACGTGGAAGAGCTCAACGCCCTCAACGTCTACCCGGTGCCCGACGGGGACACGGGCACCAACATGCACCTCACCCTGCAGTCGGCCCGGCGGGAGCTGGACCTGGCGGACACCACCAAGATGGCTGAAGTGGCCCGGGCCATCGCCTACGGGAGCCTGCTAGGGGCCCGGGGGAATAGCGGGGTGATCCTTTCCCAGATCCTGAAGGGCTTTACCGAGGCCATCCGGAAGAAAGAGGTCTTGGACCCCCCCACCCTGGTGGAAGCCTTGCGCCTGGGAGCGGAAACGGGCTACAAGGCGGTGATGAAGCCGGTGGAGGGCACCATCCTCACCGTGGCCCGGGCGGCGGGGGAGGGGGCTAGGGGGGAGACCCTCGAGGCGGTCTTGGCCTCCGCCCTGGAGGCGGCCCAGGAGGCTTTGGCCCGCACCCCGGAGCTCCTTCCCGTGCTCAAGCAGGCGGGGGTGGTGGACGCCGGCGGGGCAGGGTACGTGCGCTTCTTGGAGGGCATTCGGGGCTATGCCCTCAAGCTTCCCCTCCCCGAGCCTCCTAAGGTGGAGCGCTACGCCCAGACCGCCTTTGCCACCGAGGAGTTCGGCTACTGCACCGAGTTCCTCATGGAAGGGGTGGAGGTGCCCATAGAGAGGATCCGGGAGGCGGTGGCTCCCTTTGGGGACTCTTTGCTGGTGGTGGGGGCGGAGGGGTACGTGAAGGGGCACATCCACACGGACGACCCCGACGGCCTCTTGGCCACCGTGGCCCGCTTTGGCCGCATGGTGCGGACCAAGGTGGAGGACATGACCGAGCAGCACACGGAGATCCTGGCCATGGCCGGGGCGGCGGAGGTGCCCCCGCCTCCCACAGGCCTGGTGGCCGTGGCCTTGGGCCACGGGGTGGCCCGGGTCTTCCGCAGCCTGGGGGCCCGGGTGGTGGCCGGGGGGCAGACGCAAAACCCCAGCGTGGAAGACCTTCTTTCTGCCATAAAGAGCGTCCCGAGCCCCAAGGTGATCCTCTTGCCCAACAACCCCAACGTGTTCCTGGCGGCGGAGGAGGCGGCCAGGCTGGCCAAAGAGGCGGGCAAGGAGGTGTACGTCCTAAAGACCCGCACCCTGGGCCAGGGTTTGGCGGCGGCGGTGCGCTACCTGCCCGAGGCGGAGCCCGAGGAGCTCCTTCCCGAGATGGAGGAGGCGGCCAAGGGGGCGGTGACCCTGGAGGTTACCTGGGCCAGCCGGGATGCGGAGGTGGACGGGATTAAGGTCCTGAAGGACAAGCCCATCGGCCTCCTGGACGGAAAGCTCGTCTTGGTGGGGGAAACGCCGGAAGAGGTCTTGGAGGGCCTGGCACGCCTGGCCAAGGAGGGGAAGGAGGTTCTCACCCTCTTCCTGGGCCCCAACACCCCCAAGGAGAAGGCGGAGGCGGTGGCCGCCCGCTTCCCCGAGCTGGCGGTGGAGCTCTTGCCGGGGGGGCCAGACCTGTACGCCTACCTGGGAGTTTTGGAGTAG
- a CDS encoding Asp23/Gls24 family envelope stress response protein: MQGRVTVTESALAALLALAAHEVPGVVGMAPAGLKEQVVRILGRQEASEGVVVRPDPANPGKYTADFYVVVALGARIPTVVESLAERVAFAAKRLAGVELSQVRVHVVGVGRA, encoded by the coding sequence GTGCAAGGGCGTGTCACGGTCACGGAAAGCGCCTTGGCCGCCCTCTTGGCCCTGGCGGCCCACGAGGTGCCGGGGGTGGTGGGCATGGCCCCGGCGGGCTTGAAGGAACAGGTGGTGCGCATCCTAGGGCGGCAGGAGGCCAGTGAGGGGGTGGTGGTGCGCCCGGACCCGGCGAACCCGGGGAAGTACACCGCCGACTTCTACGTGGTGGTGGCCTTGGGGGCCCGCATCCCCACGGTGGTGGAGTCCTTGGCGGAACGGGTGGCCTTCGCCGCCAAGCGCCTGGCGGGGGTGGAGCTTTCCCAGGTGCGGGTGCACGTGGTGGGGGTGGGGCGTGCCTAG
- a CDS encoding queuosine precursor transporter: protein MRYLDLITALFATVLLVSNVASTKLVVLGPFTFDGGTLLFPLAYIFGDVLTEVYGYRKSRRVIWTGFFALLLAALTFQAVAALPAPPDEESRRFAQAFGLLLGLTPRIVLGSLLAYFAGEFANAYVLAKLKVRTEGRLFWLRALSSTLVGQGLDTGLFLLVAFYGVLPNEVLLAVFLSNYAFKVGVEALMLPFTYLVVGFLKRAEGLDAYDRDTDFNPFRLA from the coding sequence ATGAGGTACCTGGACCTTATCACCGCCCTCTTCGCCACGGTGCTTCTGGTCTCCAACGTGGCCTCCACCAAGCTGGTGGTCCTGGGACCTTTCACCTTTGACGGTGGAACGCTCCTCTTCCCCTTGGCCTACATCTTCGGGGACGTCCTCACCGAGGTCTACGGCTACCGAAAAAGCCGCCGGGTGATCTGGACCGGGTTCTTCGCCCTCCTCCTCGCCGCCCTCACCTTCCAAGCGGTGGCCGCCCTCCCCGCCCCGCCGGACGAGGAAAGCCGCCGCTTCGCCCAGGCCTTTGGCCTCCTCCTGGGCCTCACCCCCAGGATCGTCCTCGGAAGCCTCCTCGCCTACTTCGCCGGGGAGTTCGCCAACGCCTACGTCCTGGCCAAGCTCAAGGTGCGCACGGAAGGGCGCCTCTTCTGGCTAAGGGCCCTAAGCTCCACCCTTGTGGGCCAAGGGCTGGACACGGGGCTTTTCCTCCTGGTGGCCTTCTACGGCGTGCTCCCAAACGAGGTGCTCCTCGCCGTCTTCCTCTCCAACTACGCCTTCAAGGTGGGGGTGGAGGCCCTGATGCTCCCCTTCACCTACCTCGTGGTGGGCTTCCTGAAGCGGGCCGAGGGGCTGGACGCCTACGATAGGGACACGGACTTCAACCCCTTCCGCCTGGCATGA
- a CDS encoding aldo/keto reductase yields MNPLFSHSMGVGTWAWGDRLFWGYGQGYGEEELRQAFRESLRAGVRLFDTAEFYGFGLSERLLGRFVAEAGERPFLVTKFFPYPWRLSRKSLLKALRGSLSRLGVEAVDLYLLHWPWPPVPLKAWAEALAEAYERGLARGVGVANCSLGQLEVVKGVLERHQVPFLANQVELSLLKRDWEAHLPALRQEGIALMAYSPLAMGWLTGKLDPDQPPRGYRGSKYRPLLGRVRRLLPALQGLATAKGTSPAAIALRYLIQKGALPIPGAKNAHQARQNAEALRISLTPEEMALLQGAA; encoded by the coding sequence ATGAACCCCCTCTTCTCCCACTCCATGGGCGTGGGCACCTGGGCCTGGGGGGACCGGCTTTTCTGGGGCTATGGGCAGGGCTATGGGGAAGAAGAGCTGCGGCAGGCCTTCCGGGAAAGCCTAAGGGCCGGGGTACGGCTTTTTGACACCGCGGAGTTCTACGGCTTCGGCCTATCGGAAAGGCTCCTAGGCCGCTTTGTGGCCGAGGCGGGGGAAAGGCCCTTTCTCGTCACCAAGTTCTTCCCCTACCCCTGGCGCCTTTCCCGGAAAAGCCTCCTGAAGGCCCTAAGGGGAAGCCTATCCCGGCTTGGGGTGGAGGCGGTGGACCTCTACCTCCTCCACTGGCCCTGGCCCCCCGTGCCCCTCAAGGCCTGGGCCGAGGCCTTGGCGGAGGCCTACGAGCGGGGGCTTGCCCGGGGGGTGGGGGTGGCCAACTGCTCCCTGGGCCAGCTGGAGGTGGTGAAGGGTGTCCTGGAGCGGCACCAAGTACCCTTTCTCGCCAACCAGGTGGAGCTTAGCCTCCTCAAGCGGGACTGGGAAGCCCACCTTCCCGCCCTCCGCCAGGAGGGCATCGCCCTCATGGCCTATAGCCCCTTGGCCATGGGCTGGCTCACGGGCAAGCTGGATCCGGACCAACCCCCCAGGGGCTACCGGGGGAGCAAGTACCGCCCCCTCCTCGGCCGGGTGCGGCGCCTGCTTCCCGCCCTCCAAGGCCTGGCAACGGCCAAGGGCACAAGCCCCGCCGCCATTGCCCTCCGCTACCTAATCCAGAAGGGCGCCCTTCCCATCCCCGGGGCCAAGAACGCCCACCAGGCCCGGCAGAACGCCGAGGCCCTCAGGATCTCTCTCACCCCGGAGGAGATGGCCCTTTTGCAAGGGGCAGCGTAA
- the hpt gene encoding hypoxanthine phosphoribosyltransferase: MKGMFAPGNGPVQISAEAISRRVAELGAQIAQDYQGKTPHLICVLNGAFIFMADLVRAIPLPLTLDFISISSYGNAYRSSGEVELIKDLRLPIHGRDVIVVEDIVDTGLTLSYLLDYLEARKPASVRVAALLSKPSRRQVEVPIHYLGFEIEDAYVYGYGLDRAQFDRNLPFITSIHPEEE, from the coding sequence ATGAAGGGCATGTTTGCGCCGGGGAACGGACCCGTGCAGATCAGCGCTGAGGCCATAAGCAGGCGGGTGGCGGAGCTAGGAGCCCAGATCGCCCAGGACTACCAGGGGAAGACCCCCCACCTCATCTGCGTGCTCAACGGGGCCTTCATCTTCATGGCCGACCTGGTGCGGGCCATCCCCCTTCCCCTCACCCTGGACTTCATCTCCATCAGCTCCTACGGCAACGCCTACCGCTCCAGCGGGGAGGTGGAGCTCATCAAGGACCTGAGGCTTCCCATCCACGGCCGGGACGTGATCGTGGTGGAGGACATCGTGGACACGGGGCTGACGCTTTCCTACCTCCTGGACTACCTCGAGGCCCGCAAGCCCGCCTCTGTCCGCGTGGCCGCCCTCCTCTCCAAACCCTCCCGCCGCCAGGTGGAGGTGCCCATCCACTACCTGGGCTTTGAGATAGAGGACGCCTACGTCTACGGCTACGGCCTGGACCGGGCCCAGTTTGACCGGAACCTGCCCTTCATCACCTCCATCCATCCGGAGGAGGAATGA
- a CDS encoding pseudouridine synthase: MRLQAFLARAGVASRRKAEALIREGLVRVNGVVAHLGQKVGLEDVVEVAGKRVVLPERVILALHKPKGYTTTRLDPHAQRTVYELVPDIPGLHPVGRLDRDSEGLLLFTNDGELTFRLTHPRHGVQKVYRVWTEGGTLPEGVCRRLLQGVRLEDGPAKALACRPAPGGALLTLAEGKKREVRRMLKAVGYPVKRLLRVQVGPIRLGNLPPGKWRRLSPEEEKALLRQVGLE; the protein is encoded by the coding sequence ATGCGGCTACAGGCGTTTTTGGCCCGGGCCGGGGTGGCGAGCCGCCGCAAGGCGGAAGCCCTTATCCGCGAGGGCCTTGTCCGGGTGAACGGGGTGGTGGCCCACCTGGGGCAGAAGGTGGGCCTCGAGGACGTGGTGGAGGTGGCGGGCAAGCGGGTAGTCCTGCCCGAACGGGTGATCCTCGCCCTCCACAAGCCTAAGGGCTACACCACCACCCGCTTGGACCCCCACGCGCAAAGGACCGTGTACGAGCTCGTGCCGGACATCCCCGGCCTCCACCCCGTGGGCCGCCTGGACCGGGACTCGGAGGGGCTCCTCCTCTTCACCAACGACGGCGAGCTCACCTTCCGCCTCACCCACCCCCGCCACGGGGTGCAAAAGGTCTACCGGGTTTGGACCGAGGGGGGCACCCTGCCGGAGGGGGTATGCCGGAGGCTCCTCCAAGGGGTGAGGCTGGAGGACGGCCCCGCCAAGGCCCTGGCCTGCCGCCCCGCCCCCGGAGGGGCCCTCCTCACCTTGGCGGAGGGGAAAAAGCGGGAGGTGCGCCGGATGCTCAAGGCCGTGGGCTACCCGGTGAAGCGGCTATTGCGGGTGCAGGTGGGGCCCATCCGGCTCGGAAACCTCCCCCCGGGAAAGTGGCGGCGGCTTTCCCCGGAGGAGGAAAAGGCGCTTTTGCGCCAGGTGGGGCTAGAATGA